The following are encoded in a window of Coregonus clupeaformis isolate EN_2021a chromosome 34, ASM2061545v1, whole genome shotgun sequence genomic DNA:
- the LOC121539667 gene encoding lactoylglutathione lyase, which produces MTDQGLSDEAAAAACKDGNPITKDFMMQQTMLRVKDPVKSLDFYTRIMGMTLLQKFDFPSMRFSLYFLGYEDKKEIPGDVKERTAWTFSRRATIELTHNWGSESDDSQSYHNGNSDPRGFGHIGIAVPDVYAACKLFEEQAVTFVKKPDDGKMKGLAFVQDPDGYWIEILSPNNMVSITS; this is translated from the exons ATGACCGACCAAGGGTTATCAGACGAGGCCGCGGCAGCAGCTTGCAAAGATGGAAACCCAATTACGAAG GATTTCATGATGCAGCAGACCATGCTGAGGGTGAAGGATCCGGTGAAATCCCTGGACTTCTATACCCGGATCATGGGAATGAC GTTACTGCAAAAGTTTGACTTCCCCTCCATGCGCTTCTCCCTTTACTTCCTGGGTTACGAGGACAAGAAGGAGATCCCTGGCGACGTGAAAGAAAGAACGGCCTGGACCTTCTCCAGACGAGCCACCATTGAGCTCACCCA TAACTGGGGCTCTGAGAGTGATGATAGCCAGTCTTACCACAACGGCAACTCGGACCCTCGTGGCTTTG GGCACATTGGAATTGCGGTGCCTGACGTCTATGCTGCCTGCAAGCTGTTTGAAGAGCAAGCAGTCACCTTTGTCAAGAAGCCCGATGATG GTAAAATGAAGGGGCTAGCATTTGTACAGGACCCTGATGGCTACTGGATCGAGATTCTCAGCCCCAACAACATGGTCTCCATCACCTCTTAA